The sequence CGCGCCCGCCGAAACGGCCACTTCTACTTTTGTAGATTTGACGACTCCGGACGCAGTGGAAGCGCGTGAAATTTACACACGCCAAAAAATCGCCAGCATGACCGAAGCCGCTATCCAAAAAATTAACGCGACCGAAGGCGTGCATTTGTATTTCCGCGATAACCAACCCGATGCGTTGGATATTGACCCCGAAGTAATTTTTGACGGTAGCAAATTCCGCACCGAATCCTTGCCCTTACTCAATAACATTTATGAACTTTTGGCTCTTACTCAAGGAGCCGGTTATACCATTTTGCCTCCCGGTTCTTACACGGACGATGTAACTTTGCCCGGTATCCGTCAAGCGATGGCGTTGAATTCTTATTTAATTAACCGCGGTATTTCCGAAGGGAAACTGCACTACAATATGGGTTTGGTGGACGAAGAACCGCCGGCTCAGTTTGCCAACTTACACGGTCTTTCCATCGTGTTTGATTACACCGCCAAATTACCCACTAATTTAGAGAAAAACGAAAAGAACGAAAAAGCCCCGCTTCTTAGCATGGCCGTTGTTCCGTTGTGCCACGCGATTGATCGTTCTTTGGGTGAAGCGTTTGCTATCGATTTTTCCGTATTGGAAACCATTAGCCCTATCGATAACTGGATGTTACAAGTGGTACAACACGGACGCGACGGTAAATTTTATGTCGTTCGTCAGTTGGAAGGCTTTTCGCCCGTTTATCACCAAATTTTATGGAACGGCCGCAAAGGCATCATCGGGCCGGAACTTCCTTGCGGTAAATATACCTTAGTATTAACCGCGACGGATTTGAAAGGCGAAAAACAAACTTTGCGCCGCCGTGTAGTAGTAAAATGCTCGGAACAGAAAACCTCTTCTTGTTCCACCGGTTCTTGTTCGGCTAAAAAAGAATCTGCCGACGATATCTGCCCCAAATGCGATTACAAAACCGCTCGCTTGTGGGTAAAACCCGGTCGCACGATGAAAGCCGTTACCGTTGAAGAACCTGCGGCTGAACCGGTTGCCGTAACTGCTTCTACGGAAGTAACTGCCGATCCGTTAGCCAATGTGGCCCCGGCTACCGATGCCACGCCGCAAGACTTGATGGATCCGTTAGGGGCTGACCCGTACGCCATGAACGATGCGATGGCTCCGTTACCGCAACAACCGGTAAACAATCCGTATGATATGCCGTACGAAGAATATAATGCCAATTAATTTAAGGGGATATAAATAATATGAATCTTTCAGAAACGCTAATTGGCCAAAATATGAATACCCACCCGGATTGCTTGGGTGTGTATATCGGTCTTGATGAAATTTATGTGGCCCAAACTTCCAAGAAAGATAGTGGTATCGTTTTGGAATCTTTGGTGCGTGTGCCGATTCACTCTGTGGATAAAAGCAACTTAAAACCGCTTGATTTGAACGAGACTTTTTTCTCCATGGACAACTGGGTGGAAACGCTTAAAAAAGTAATCACCCGTAAAAAATGGAAAACAAATCGCGTGGTAATCAGTTTGGCTCCGGCCTTCTGCTTGCTTCGTCACTTTGTAATTCCGGCTGCCATTGAACGGAAAATGTGGAAAAGTTCTATTCCGCTCCAAGCGCGTAAGTATATTCATTTCCCGTTTGAAAAAGCAGAATACGCCTACCATGTATATGAATTTGAAACCGCCGCTACCAAGCAAAAACGCTTGGGCGTGGTGTTTGCTTTGACCACCAAACTCATTATCGAACGCTTACAAAAAGGCCTTAAATCTATCGGTTTGGAATTGATTTCCGTGGAACCTTCCAGCCTTTCGATGGGACGTGCGTTTAACGACAGCGATAAAGAAGCCGTCGGTCAAGGCGGACGGATTTACTCCTTCTTCGGTAAAGATATGGCCAGTTTCGTTTTCTTAAACGAAAACGCCCCTGTTCTTTTACGCGATGTGGAAATTTCCGGTTCTTTACCGGCCGAACGCCGCCGTTTCGAAATTACTAACTGCACGGAATTTATTGCCAAGCAGTTGGAAAAAGACCCGTTTGAAGAAGCCGTCATCGTCGGGCATGAAGTGGATCAATGGATTCCTGCTTTGGAAGCCGACTCCAAAAAGCCCGTTCGTAAATGGAATTTAAGCGAAGTGTATGGCATCGATACCCGCTCTGCCGGGGAAATTTCCGCTATTGGCGGAAGCATCAAGTTCTATGACCATAAAACGCCGGATATCGACTTTACCAAAGGAAACCGCTTAAGTGAATATGAATTTAACGCCAGTTTGACCGCGTGGAAAGTGGCCGCTGTGGCTGTTGTCATCCTTTTGCTTTTAATCGGTAAAAATTTCTTGGGTGTAAAGAAGGCGGAAAAAGAACTTCGCCAGGTGCAGGCTACCAATACCCAAACGATTGCCGATTTTGCGGGATTGACGGCCAGTCAAATCCAGGCCAATTTGGAAAAAATGAAAACCCAAAACTCGAACTTACAAGCGATGGATTCTTACGATAAAGTAATTACTCCGTTGCTGGTGGAGTTGGTGGATACGATTCCGCAAGGTATCTGGATTACCAAATTTTCCTATTCGGATCAGTTCCCTGCCAAAGGTAGCGGCGAAACCCGCAGTATCGTGATGGAAGGGGCTATTGAAACCGGGAAGGACGGTCGCGCGGATATTGCTTTAGCCAACCGCTTCAAAGATGACTTATTAGCCAAACCGTTGTTTCAAGCCGTTTGTGCTAACAAAGAAGAAGCCGTGCGCTTCAAAACTTTTGCCGGTACTGCCGGCGGCGGTGGAGGAAATACTTCTTCCGGCGGTGATGATGATGATAAAGATCAAAATGCGTTAAAGCAAACAACCTTCGTGTTGAACTGCTCTTCCAATGAAGGAGGTCGCACCTATGGCCGCTAATCTAAAGAATAATAAACACGTGGAAAACCTTAAAAAAGGTTTCCAGGATATTCAAACCGTAGCCCAAGAAGGCAACTTTAAGTTGTTTGCCAAACAATTGGTGGCTGTGGTGTTGGTATTCTTTGCCTTCAAATTTTTAACCGGTAAATTCCTGGAAAAAGAGAATAATTTGAGAGGGCAAATGGAAGCCATCCGTCTCCAACAAACCAATGAGCGTGAATATGAAACCAACAAACGCAAACTGATTAGATTGGAGCCGCGTTTCCCGGATATTTCCGGCAAGAACGAATACTTGGTTACCAAAATCTTGGAAATTTTCAAAGCAGAAAATTTAACACCCCAAGTAGAAAATAACCAAACCGAAGATACCAGCAATGCCACTTATGTGATTACTTCGTTGGGTGCCAGCACGGAAATGGACTTTCTTTCCTTTGCCGAATTTTTGGCCCGTATTGAAAACAGAAAGGATTTTCTAAAAGTAACGGAGGTTTCTATCGATAAAGATAGTGCCCCGGAAAATTTAGGAAAAAATAAAATTTCCTTAAAATTTAATACGATTTTCCCGAAAGAGAAAATTGCCAAGAACTTGTTCAAAGATTATGATAAACTTGTAAAAGAGATGCAGGAAGAAGAAGCTGCCAAAAAGGGGGGTAAATAAATCATGAGAAAACTATCCATGTTAATTCTTACGGGTTTGTTAGCCGCTCCGTTTGTATCGGCTCAGCAAGCCGTCGCTCCGGAAATGCCCGCTTTTGAAATCGCGGAAGAAACGGAAGTTGCCGTTGCTGCTGCACCGGCCCCGGTAGAAGTGGCTCCTGCTCCTGTTGCGGAAGTTGTGCCTGCTCCCAAACCGGCTCCTGCCAAAAAGAGAGCACGCCGTTCTTCCCGTAGAAGAAAAGCCTCCGCTAATGCTAATTTAACCGGCACGGTGGCTCCCGAAGCCAAAAAAGCGTTAGATGCTCAGGCAGAAGTATCGGTTTCTCCTGCGAAAGCTCCTGTTGCAAAAGGACAAACCGGAAATGCGGCCTTGGAAGCCGATATTGCCGTTGCTACGGCGAATACGGACAATACCCCCGGCGAAGGGGCAGTGGCTCCGCGCGAACCCGTAGCGGAAAATGCACAGCCGGTGGAAGCGCCGCGTGTGGTATTCAACCCGATTACGCGCCGCGACCCGATGTTGTCTCCGGACGATTTCTTGATTTTGCAGTATCGTGAACAGCAACGCTTGGCAGCCGAAAGAGCGGCCCGCGAGCGTGCTGAGGCCGAAGAAAGAAGAAGACGCGAAGAAGCCGAACGCTTGCGTCAACTGGAATTGGCCCGCTTGAAAGATCCCACCCGCGAAGTACGCCACCGTATTCATATCGGTGGTATTATCGGGAAGGAAGTGTTCATTGGCAGTAAAGTATATACAATCGGCAACCGCGTGTTGGGTGCTAAGATTGTTGAAGTTCGCCCCGATGAAGTGGTATTCTCTTATAAAGGGCATAAATTTGTTCGTAGAATGAAGTAATAGTTTCACATTTAGGTAATTCACAGGAGGATAGATGATAAATCGTTTAGCAGTTGTGTTGGCAGGTGTGGCTGTGCTTGGAGTAGGTTCCACGGCTTTTGCCCAAACCCAAACCCTTCCCAGCGACAACACCATTGCCGTCACCGAAAAAACAACGGTAAAATTGTCCGGTGAAACCGATCTGTACAAAGAAACGGAAGTTTCTTCCCCGTTGGATCGCACGGTATCCATTCGTGTTTCCAATGTACCGATATCGGCTTTCTTGAACAGTATTACCACGCAGGCTAAAATTAACTTCATTATGAGCGAAGAATTCGCGAATAAAAAAGTTACCGCCTCTTTGACTCGCGTGTCTGTGCGTGAGGCGTTGGATACGTTGCTTCGTGTTCATGGTCTTGCTTATCAGCGCATTGGTAAGAGCGACAGTTACGTAGTAACCAAACGCTCCAACGATGCTCCGGATACGATCACCAAGATCTATACGCTTAGCTACATTTCCTTGCAAGGCATTGGTTCCGCTTCTAGCGAACTTAACAGCATTATGCCGCAAGATGTATCTACCGGCGGTGGTTCTTCTTCCTCCGGTTCTGCCGATATGTCTGCCGGTGGTGGTATGGGCGGTATGGGTGCCGGTGGTGCCGGCGGTACGGATTCTTACAGCGGCGGTGCGGAAATTACTGCTATCGTTAAAAGCATGCTTTCTCCCGTGGGCCGTATTGCGATTGATCCCCGCACCAACAAACTCATCATTACGGACGTGGCCGAAGTATTCCCGCAAGTGGAAAACATCTTGGCCGAATTGGATATCAAACCTCCGCAAATTTTGATTGAAGCCCAAATCGTCGAAGTCAGCAAAACCAGCGGTTTAAGCCTCGGTTTTGAATACGGCGGCGACGGCGGCACCATGGTTGCGATGACCGGTCCCAAACGCAAAGTGGACTACGAATACATCAAAGGCCAAGGTGTAAAAGGTTGGAACTACATTTTCCCGACCAAAGAACAATTAAACAGCAACGGTGGCATGGGCGGCGATTCCGGCAGCAGTTCCTCTTCTTCTTCTTCCAGCGATGAGGGCGAAGATGAAGGCGGTTTGTTGGACTTCTCTGCTTTCAACATCGTGCTCAAAAGTTTGCTTACCCGCGGTGAAGCCAAATACTTAGGTAAACCGAAAGTGGTAACCTTAAACAACAAAACGGCTACCATCACCACCTCTACCGATGCGACCGTCGGTCAAACCATGAGCCAATCCGGCAGTGGTTCCGGTGAAGGTATGACCACCACTTCTGCGGAAAGAAAACGCGTAGGTCTTACCTTGCAAGTTACTCCGCAGGTAAACCGCGAAGGGTATGTAACCCTTTACGTGCAACCTTCTTACTCCGATGTAGTCAGCTCCGGCTTCGACTACTCCAAAGACACCACCACGCGTGCCGCTTCCACGCTCGTTCGTGTGAAAAACGGTCAAACCGTGGTTATCGGTGGGTTGTTGACTTCCCGCGAAACGGATCAAACCCGCAAAGTTCCGCTTTTGGGTGATATTCCGATACTTGGTTGGTTGTTCACCAGCAAAACGAAATCTAAAAGCACCACCGACTTGGTTATCTTCATCACACCGACCATCTTGGCGGAATAACAGTAGTTTATTTTGTAAAATGTGCCCTGTCCCCGGCTTCAAACGGGGACAGGCACGTAGCGTATAATACAAGGGTTTAAGAGGATTAGGAAATGGCAAAACAGTTGACAGAAATTTTAATGGAATCGGGTATTTTGGACGCAGAACAAGTAAAGCGCGTTCAGCTCTTTTCCAAACAGAATAACGTAACCGTGGCGGAAGCCATCGTAAAATTTGGTTTCGCGACCGAAGAACAAGTAACGGCTGCGCTTTCTAAACATTTTGCGGTTCCCTACGCTTCTAGAGAAAATGGAATTTTGGTTCCCGAAAAGGAACAAAACCTGCAGGAAATTATTCCCGAAAAATTTGCGCGTGAAAATATGGTTATCCCCTTGTTCGTGGAAGAGGACGAACTGGCTGTAGCCGTATTGGATCCCACCAACGTATTCTTGCTTGAAAACATTAAAATGATGTCCGGCAAGCAAGTGCAGCCCTTCTTGGCCAGTAAGAGCCAAATGTTAAATGTGTTGGATGCGTTCTATTCCAATAAAAACCTTTTGGAAGAAGTCATGAACGAAGCCGCCAAAGGCGAAGCTGCCGGATCTGCCGAAGGAACCGACGACGATGTAGATGTTTCCGGTTACTTGGACTTGGATAAAATAAATGCCAACTCTTCCCCGTATGTAAAACAGGTAAACGCCATTTTGCGCCAGGCCATTGCCGAGCATACTTCCGATATTCACTTGGAAATGTTTGACGAACGCGTTTCGTTGCGTTTCCGCATTGACGGTTCTTTGTACGAGCGTTCCGCCCCGGCGAAGGAATCTGTAAACGCCATTATTTCACGTATTAAAATTTTGTCCAAATTAGACATCGCTGAAAAGCGTTTGCCGCAGGACGGAAGTTTTACCATCCGTTATCAAAACCGTTCCATCGAAGTCCGTGTGTCTGTCTGTCCCGCCGTATATGGGGAAAAACTCGTGCTCCGCGTACTCGACAGAGGGACGGGAAACATGACGGTAGATAAACTCGGTTTCGAACCGGAACAGAAAAAAGCCTTCTTGGAGGCTTCCAACTTACCGCACGGTCTTATTTTCTTGACGGGGCCTACCGGTTCCGGTAAATCTACTACCTTAAACGCGGTACTTACCACCATTAAATCTCCGGAACTCAACTTTATGACCTTGGAAGACCCGGTAGAATACAAATTGGACGGTATCAGCCAAGTGCAGGTAAAAGCCAATATCGGGCTGACCTTTGCGGCGGGGCTTCGCTCCTTCCTTCGTCAGGATCCTGATGTTATTCTGGTGGGGGAAGTCCGCGATAACGAAACGGCCGAAGCGTGCTTGAAAGCCGCGTTGACCGGTCACTTGGTGCTTTCCACCTTGCACACCAACGAAGCGTTGGGTGCTATTCCCCGTTTGATTGACATGGGCATGGAACCCTTCCTGTTAGCCAGTTCGTTAGCCTTGGTGGCGGCGCAGCGTTTGGTGCGTATGCTTTGCCCGTATTGCAAAGTGCCGCATATCCCGGATCCGGCCACTTTGGCCCGTATTATTAAAGAAGGGCATTTAAATCCGCGCGATCAAAACTCCTGGACTTTTTTCAAATCAGTAGGTTGTCCGCGTTGTTTCGGTACCGGGTTTAGCGGTCGTCGTGCTATTTACGAAGTGTACCGTATGTCCGAAGAAATGCGTAACATCATTTATAAAACGCAGGATTTGGTGGCCCTTAAACAAGCGGCTGTCCGCTCCGGGGCGCTTAACTTGCGCGCAAACGGTTGGCGCAAAGTAATCCGCGGGCAGACAACTATTGATGAAATCTTGAGTATTACTACGTCGGACGACGAATAATTTTAGTTAGTAAGAAGAGGGTTTATGCAAAAATATACATATACAGTAAGGGACGCGAACGGTAAAACTCTAAAAGGTTCTATCCAAGCGGACAACAGAGAAAAAGTGATTTTAGCCTTGCAGAATAAAGGCTACCTGGTGCTTGATGTAAAAGAAGGCACCGGCGGCGGTTTGTTTGGTGGCGGGGGTGGATCTTCTCCCCGCAAGCGTGGGGGGAAAGTACCCGGCCACGTGCTTGCCTTCTTTGCCGAACAACTTTCCACGCTTATCGCGGGCGGTGTTCCGCTCGTGCGTGCGGTTTCGTTGTTAGGGGAATATGCTTCTAACCCGAACTTGGGGGTTGTTCTTTCCCAAGTTGCTAAAGATATTGCCGGCGGTCAGTCCTTACATACGGCCCTTTCTCAGCATCCCAAAACCTTCAGCCATATTTGGTTGTCCTTGGTACAAGCCGGGGAAGTGGGCGGTCAGTTGGCCGATACTTTGATGCAGGTGGCTCTCTACACCAAGACGCAGGAAGGTATGAAGGGTAAAATTATTACCGCTATTACCTATCCGGCGGTGTTGGGTTTTGCTTCCGTGGGCGTACTTGTGTACTTCATTGTCGGGATCGTACCGACCTTCGCCCAAATCTTCAAAGATTTTAACATCGAACTGCCGTTGATTACCGTTTTGGTACTCAATGTTTCCAGCTTGCTTATTAACCATGCGGTACTGCTTATTGTAGGTACGATCGGGGCTATCGTCGGTTTCCGTTTCTATATCAAAACGACTGACGGTAAAAAACGCTGGCACTCGTTCCTCATTTCCATGCCGCTCTTTGGAAACTTTTTGAAGAACATTTACTACGACCGCATGCTTTCTACCATGTCCACTTTGTTAAGAAGCGGTGTAACCATTTTGAACGCTATTTTGGTATTGGAAGAATCTTTTGATAGCAATGTCATTATTCAAAATGCGCTTAAACATGTACGTGCCGAAGTGGCGGCCGGTAAATCTATTTCCGAATCTTTCCGTGCCACGGGGGTTTTCCCGGGGTTGATGACGGAAATGATGCTGATGGGTGAAGAGTCCGGTAAATTGCCCAGCATTGTTGCGACGCTTTCCAAGTTCTATGCCGATAACGTAGATCAGTTTATTGCGCGTTTCTCCGCAGTAATCGACCCGATTCTTATTTGCGGTATCGGTTCGTTAATCGGTATTATTGTAGCGTCCATCTTCTTGCCGATTTTCAAACTTTCCCAAATCGGCGGACAATAAGGAGATTGTATGAGAGAATCTAACAAGGGTTTTACTCTACTGGAAGTTTTAATTGTTGTTGTCATTGCCGTATCTGTGGCGGCGTTTGGCGTTCCGGCTTATAAAAAAAGCCAGGAACGCAACCGCTATTTGGCGGCCCAAGGGGTGCTGATGGATTTGGGAAATGCTGTGCGTACCTTCCGCCAAGATTTGAAAATTGACTGTATATCTAACGACGTTGCCGTCAAAACTTTCCCTTATTCCACGACTGCCGTGCAGTTGGCTTATTCTTGGCAAAAAAATACCCAAGAAGGGGATTTGTCTTCCCTTACGACTAATGCTGCTATGGGAGCCGCCATGTTTACGCGCAAGTATTTGGCTCCTATTCCGTTTACTTCCGGGAGCACTTTTAAGGGATATACTTTTTTCTTGTGTCCGCAAACTACTTCGTCTTCCTCTTATTGTTGCGGGGGAGATTCCACTGTAGTTGCTTGTACCCGTAATACCAGTTCCACGAACTATCAGTGGGCCCGGTATCATAAAGACGGCTCCATTACGCAAAGCAACTAAGCGCCTTGACAAGCGCCCAAATGCTTGCAATACTTATAAATAGAGGGAAATTCTATGCGTAATAAAAAAGGTTTTACATTGTTGGAACTGTTAATTGCGGCCACCATTATTGGTACGCTTGCCATGTATGCTACCATTTCTTACCGCAACAGTATTTTTGAAACGCGTTTGGCAGAAGCCAAGGCTCGTACCGAAACGGTGGCCAACGCCTTCCAACGTTTTGATATGGATTATCCGGGATCCAGTATGAGCGGTGCTATCCTTAATACTAAAAGAGGAACTTGTCCCGAAAATCCCGGTGCTTCCACCAATGCGCAAGAT comes from Elusimicrobium sp. and encodes:
- a CDS encoding type II secretion system protein GspE gives rise to the protein MAKQLTEILMESGILDAEQVKRVQLFSKQNNVTVAEAIVKFGFATEEQVTAALSKHFAVPYASRENGILVPEKEQNLQEIIPEKFARENMVIPLFVEEDELAVAVLDPTNVFLLENIKMMSGKQVQPFLASKSQMLNVLDAFYSNKNLLEEVMNEAAKGEAAGSAEGTDDDVDVSGYLDLDKINANSSPYVKQVNAILRQAIAEHTSDIHLEMFDERVSLRFRIDGSLYERSAPAKESVNAIISRIKILSKLDIAEKRLPQDGSFTIRYQNRSIEVRVSVCPAVYGEKLVLRVLDRGTGNMTVDKLGFEPEQKKAFLEASNLPHGLIFLTGPTGSGKSTTLNAVLTTIKSPELNFMTLEDPVEYKLDGISQVQVKANIGLTFAAGLRSFLRQDPDVILVGEVRDNETAEACLKAALTGHLVLSTLHTNEALGAIPRLIDMGMEPFLLASSLALVAAQRLVRMLCPYCKVPHIPDPATLARIIKEGHLNPRDQNSWTFFKSVGCPRCFGTGFSGRRAIYEVYRMSEEMRNIIYKTQDLVALKQAAVRSGALNLRANGWRKVIRGQTTIDEILSITTSDDE
- a CDS encoding type II secretion system F family protein, with the translated sequence MQKYTYTVRDANGKTLKGSIQADNREKVILALQNKGYLVLDVKEGTGGGLFGGGGGSSPRKRGGKVPGHVLAFFAEQLSTLIAGGVPLVRAVSLLGEYASNPNLGVVLSQVAKDIAGGQSLHTALSQHPKTFSHIWLSLVQAGEVGGQLADTLMQVALYTKTQEGMKGKIITAITYPAVLGFASVGVLVYFIVGIVPTFAQIFKDFNIELPLITVLVLNVSSLLINHAVLLIVGTIGAIVGFRFYIKTTDGKKRWHSFLISMPLFGNFLKNIYYDRMLSTMSTLLRSGVTILNAILVLEESFDSNVIIQNALKHVRAEVAAGKSISESFRATGVFPGLMTEMMLMGEESGKLPSIVATLSKFYADNVDQFIARFSAVIDPILICGIGSLIGIIVASIFLPIFKLSQIGGQ
- a CDS encoding prepilin-type N-terminal cleavage/methylation domain-containing protein, with amino-acid sequence MRESNKGFTLLEVLIVVVIAVSVAAFGVPAYKKSQERNRYLAAQGVLMDLGNAVRTFRQDLKIDCISNDVAVKTFPYSTTAVQLAYSWQKNTQEGDLSSLTTNAAMGAAMFTRKYLAPIPFTSGSTFKGYTFFLCPQTTSSSSYCCGGDSTVVACTRNTSSTNYQWARYHKDGSITQSN
- a CDS encoding prepilin-type N-terminal cleavage/methylation domain-containing protein, whose protein sequence is MRNKKGFTLLELLIAATIIGTLAMYATISYRNSIFETRLAEAKARTETVANAFQRFDMDYPGSSMSGAILNTKRGTCPENPGASTNAQDLVNCGYLEEGNWNTEYFDIVPCRKNNPPSVCRELMDDALACLQTSSTLNKKIPEQYEGYLYCIGEITGPKERLSSAS